The following proteins are encoded in a genomic region of Arthrobacter jiangjiafuii:
- the ftsZ gene encoding cell division protein FtsZ, with protein MAAPQNYLAVIKVVGIGGGGVNAVNRMIDVGLRGVEFIAINTDAQALLMSDADVKLDVGRELTRGLGAGADPEVGRKAAEDHAEEIEEVLRGADMVFVTAGEGGGTGTGGAPVVARIARSLGALTIGVVTRPFTFEGRRRSNQAESGIDTLRDEVDTLIVIPNDRLLSISDRNVSMLDAFRSADQVLLSGVQGITDLITTPGLINLDFADVKSVMQGAGSALMGIGSARGEDRAVKAAELAIASPLLEASIDGAHGVLLSIQGGSDLGLFEINEAARLVQEVAHPEANIIFGAVIDDALGDEARVTVIAAGFDQVDVTSQPVSHKPAEPAAPPVSAPAAVGYAGAAPASAGLSAWSQRSAQHSDVPADAGFDVDLPAVVESDLSTGRNDDLDVPDFLK; from the coding sequence GTGGCAGCACCGCAGAATTACTTGGCCGTCATCAAGGTCGTCGGCATCGGCGGCGGTGGCGTGAACGCCGTAAACCGGATGATCGACGTTGGACTCCGAGGCGTGGAGTTCATCGCCATCAACACCGATGCGCAGGCACTGCTGATGAGCGACGCCGACGTCAAGCTGGACGTCGGACGTGAGCTGACCCGCGGCCTGGGCGCCGGCGCGGATCCCGAGGTGGGCCGCAAGGCTGCCGAGGACCACGCCGAGGAGATTGAGGAAGTCCTCCGCGGGGCCGACATGGTCTTCGTGACGGCAGGCGAGGGTGGCGGCACCGGTACCGGCGGCGCGCCCGTCGTGGCCCGCATCGCCCGCTCCCTGGGTGCACTGACCATCGGTGTGGTGACGCGCCCCTTCACCTTCGAAGGCCGCCGCCGCTCTAACCAGGCAGAGTCCGGTATCGACACGCTGCGCGACGAAGTCGACACGCTCATCGTGATCCCGAACGACCGCCTTCTCTCCATCAGCGACCGGAACGTGTCCATGCTGGACGCCTTCCGCTCCGCCGACCAGGTGCTGCTCTCCGGCGTCCAGGGCATCACCGACCTGATCACCACCCCGGGCCTGATCAACCTCGACTTCGCGGACGTCAAGTCGGTCATGCAGGGTGCCGGTTCGGCCCTCATGGGCATCGGCTCCGCCCGAGGGGAGGATCGTGCCGTAAAGGCTGCCGAGCTGGCAATAGCTTCTCCTCTGCTCGAAGCCTCCATCGACGGCGCCCACGGCGTCCTGCTTTCCATTCAGGGCGGCTCCGACCTGGGCCTCTTCGAAATCAACGAAGCAGCCCGCCTGGTCCAGGAAGTGGCCCACCCCGAAGCCAACATCATCTTCGGTGCCGTTATTGACGACGCCCTGGGTGACGAAGCACGGGTCACGGTCATCGCCGCCGGCTTCGATCAGGTGGACGTCACCTCGCAGCCGGTCTCGCACAAGCCTGCCGAGCCTGCAGCACCGCCCGTCAGTGCTCCGGCAGCTGTTGGCTACGCCGGAGCGGCTCCCGCTTCCGCCGGCCTCTCGGCCTGGTCGCAGCGCTCAGCACAGCACAGCGACGTTCCGGCTGACGCCGGGTTCGACGTCGACCTGCCGGCCGTTGTGGAATCGGACCTGTCCACCGGACGGAACGACGACCTGGACGTTCCTGATTTCCTGAAGTAA
- a CDS encoding cell division protein SepF, whose protein sequence is MAGAMRRTMIYLGLADGDEHYESEQKSQRETPARSEEYAPEYERPQRPEREIEPAAAPVVRTAVEEYRAPVTPIKRAPSSREEVAGLRQITTVHPRSYNDAKIIGESFRDGIPVIMNVTDMGEADAKRLVDFSAGLVFALRGSIERVTNKVFLLSPSYVEVLGDDKKVSESQSAFFNQS, encoded by the coding sequence ATGGCTGGCGCAATGCGCAGGACAATGATTTACCTTGGGCTCGCCGATGGTGATGAGCACTACGAGTCTGAGCAGAAAAGCCAGCGGGAAACCCCCGCCCGCAGCGAAGAATACGCACCCGAGTACGAGCGCCCGCAGCGCCCCGAGCGCGAAATTGAGCCGGCTGCGGCTCCCGTGGTCCGCACGGCCGTCGAAGAGTACCGGGCGCCCGTGACACCCATCAAGCGCGCCCCTTCATCCCGAGAGGAAGTGGCTGGCTTGCGCCAGATCACCACCGTCCACCCCCGCTCCTACAACGATGCAAAGATCATCGGCGAGAGCTTCCGCGACGGCATTCCCGTGATCATGAACGTCACGGACATGGGCGAAGCAGACGCCAAGCGCCTGGTGGATTTCTCCGCTGGTCTGGTGTTTGCACTGCGCGGTAGCATTGAACGCGTGACCAACAAGGTTTTCCTTCTCTCACCGTCCTACGTGGAGGTGCTGGGGGATGACAAAAAGGTCAGCGAGTCCCAGTCGGCATTCTTCAACCAGAGCTGA
- a CDS encoding YggS family pyridoxal phosphate enzyme: MTSSTSPAARRDELAARLETVRRRISVAAPAGTDPTLIVVTKYFPAADVELLAGLGVQDVGENKDQEASAKSAETAQLGLSWHFIGQLQSNKAKSVVRYAAAVHSVDRLSLVSALDKAMTVEQQRRADADLPPRAVLDCFLQVDLRNPNPSGPGAVPAAGEPGGGPGRGGAMPADLPALADAVAARPGLRLAGVMAVAPLQEDPGAAFARLQALSDRLRAEYPEASGISAGMSRDLEAALAHGATHLRIGSDILGPRPAVR, encoded by the coding sequence ATGACTTCCAGCACCTCCCCGGCCGCCCGCCGCGACGAACTTGCCGCCCGGCTCGAAACGGTACGCCGCCGCATCAGCGTCGCCGCGCCCGCCGGGACCGACCCCACACTCATCGTGGTCACGAAGTACTTCCCGGCCGCTGACGTTGAACTGCTGGCCGGGCTGGGCGTGCAGGACGTCGGTGAGAACAAGGACCAGGAAGCATCGGCCAAGTCCGCGGAAACCGCACAGCTGGGGCTCTCCTGGCACTTCATCGGCCAGCTCCAGAGCAATAAGGCCAAGTCGGTCGTGCGGTACGCCGCCGCCGTCCACTCCGTGGACCGGCTTTCCCTTGTGAGCGCCCTGGACAAGGCAATGACGGTCGAGCAGCAGCGCCGTGCCGACGCGGATCTGCCGCCCCGTGCCGTGCTGGACTGCTTCCTGCAGGTGGACCTGCGGAACCCGAACCCAAGCGGACCCGGCGCCGTCCCGGCAGCCGGGGAACCAGGGGGAGGGCCGGGCCGCGGGGGAGCCATGCCGGCCGATCTGCCTGCCCTCGCTGACGCGGTGGCTGCCCGGCCCGGTCTCCGGCTGGCCGGCGTGATGGCCGTTGCCCCGCTGCAGGAGGACCCCGGTGCGGCTTTTGCCCGGTTGCAGGCCCTGTCCGACCGGCTGCGCGCTGAGTATCCCGAAGCGTCGGGGATTTCTGCAGGCATGAGCCGGGACCTGGAAGCCGCCCTGGCGCACGGAGCGACACACCTGCGCATCGGCTCGGATATTCTCGGGCCGCGGCCCGCCGTGCGGTAG
- the murC gene encoding UDP-N-acetylmuramate--L-alanine ligase gives MSTLKLSDLGRVHFIGLGGAGMSAVARVMLGQGVSVSGSDSRDSPGLRALELLGADVFVGQQPENVTDADTVVVSTAIRPDNPELARARALGLRVIHRSEALAAAMDGQDVVAVAGTHGKTTTTAMVTVLLREAGRDPSFAIGGDVAALGVNAALGTGSVFVAEADESDGSFLNYSPRITVITNVEADHLDHYGTEEAVFASFDRFVRLLPADGLLVACADDPGAVAVAGRSGAARVCTYGYGESADIRITDTRAVGSGSVSVLRFSLDGLDCEQELRLLVPGAHNIRNAAAAFAVGLGLGVDPALAAEGLSVFSGAARRFESKGAVRGVRVFDDYAHHPTEVVAALQAARTVAGEHRVHVLFQPHLFSRTLAFAGEFASALELADTATVLDIYAAREDPVDGVTSELISSRVNRPGGYAPDAAQAVKDICRRVEPGDIILTVGAGDVTQYGADFINELSRDDAAAPGVPGADSADAGVRAHAHDAGRPAPRDGHRG, from the coding sequence ATGAGCACGCTAAAGCTTTCGGACCTCGGACGGGTGCACTTCATCGGCCTCGGCGGGGCAGGCATGTCGGCAGTGGCCCGGGTCATGCTGGGCCAGGGCGTGAGTGTCTCAGGCTCCGACTCCCGGGATTCGCCCGGACTCCGCGCCCTGGAGCTCCTGGGTGCCGATGTCTTTGTGGGCCAGCAGCCCGAAAACGTCACGGACGCGGACACCGTGGTGGTGTCCACCGCTATCCGGCCCGACAACCCCGAACTGGCCCGCGCCCGCGCCCTGGGTCTGCGGGTCATCCACCGCTCCGAAGCACTGGCTGCGGCCATGGACGGCCAGGACGTGGTGGCGGTGGCCGGAACGCACGGCAAGACCACCACCACGGCCATGGTGACCGTGCTGCTGCGCGAAGCCGGGCGCGATCCGTCCTTCGCCATCGGCGGCGACGTGGCGGCCCTGGGCGTCAACGCTGCCCTGGGCACCGGCAGCGTGTTTGTGGCCGAGGCCGACGAATCGGACGGGTCCTTCCTGAACTACTCGCCCCGGATCACCGTCATCACCAATGTCGAGGCAGACCACCTGGACCATTACGGCACCGAGGAAGCGGTCTTCGCCTCCTTTGACCGGTTTGTCCGGCTGCTGCCCGCCGACGGCCTGCTCGTTGCCTGCGCCGACGATCCCGGCGCCGTGGCCGTGGCCGGACGCTCCGGAGCCGCCCGGGTCTGCACCTACGGCTACGGCGAGAGTGCCGACATCCGGATCACCGACACCCGTGCGGTGGGCAGCGGTTCCGTTTCGGTGCTCCGCTTCAGCCTCGACGGGCTGGACTGCGAACAGGAGCTGCGGCTGCTCGTGCCCGGAGCGCACAACATCCGCAATGCGGCGGCGGCCTTCGCCGTCGGCCTGGGGCTCGGCGTGGATCCGGCGCTGGCTGCGGAGGGACTCTCGGTGTTTTCCGGTGCCGCCCGGCGGTTCGAATCAAAGGGCGCCGTGCGCGGGGTCCGGGTCTTTGACGACTATGCCCACCATCCCACCGAGGTGGTAGCCGCCCTGCAGGCCGCGCGGACCGTCGCGGGGGAGCACCGCGTGCATGTCCTGTTCCAGCCCCATCTGTTCAGCCGCACGCTGGCGTTCGCCGGAGAATTCGCTTCCGCCCTGGAACTGGCGGACACCGCCACGGTGCTGGACATTTACGCAGCGCGGGAAGACCCGGTGGACGGCGTCACCAGCGAGCTGATCAGCTCCCGCGTCAACCGTCCCGGAGGCTATGCCCCCGATGCAGCCCAGGCGGTCAAGGACATCTGCCGGCGGGTGGAACCGGGGGACATCATCCTTACCGTGGGTGCCGGCGACGTCACGCAGTACGGTGCTGACTTCATCAATGAACTCTCCCGCGACGACGCTGCCGCACCCGGTGTTCCCGGCGCGGATTCCGCTGACGCCGGCGTTCGCGCTCATGCCCACGACGCCGGCCGGCCGGCTCCGCGGGACGGGCACCGTGGGTAG
- a CDS encoding DivIVA domain-containing protein, translating to MALTPEDVVNKRFQPTKFREGYDQDEVDDFLDEIVVELRRLGAENEDLRRQLAECVAGNAAEGSIPAPVSAAAKTEQVTQPVKEEKPEPVKVEEPKAPVAKVEEPKVEAPVAAAPAAAPAANSTETAAGILAMAQKMHDDYVGAGVEQRDKIIAEAQIEASGLVSEAQDKSRKILSNLEQQKSVLERKVEQLRGFERDYRARLKAYIEGQLRDLDSRGSVASETADA from the coding sequence ATGGCTCTGACGCCAGAAGATGTTGTAAACAAGCGGTTCCAGCCTACTAAGTTCCGTGAAGGCTACGACCAGGACGAGGTAGATGACTTCCTCGACGAGATCGTCGTGGAGCTTCGCCGCCTGGGCGCAGAAAATGAAGACCTGCGCCGCCAGCTGGCTGAATGCGTAGCAGGCAACGCAGCTGAGGGCTCCATCCCGGCCCCCGTCTCCGCTGCAGCAAAGACCGAACAGGTCACGCAGCCGGTGAAGGAAGAGAAGCCCGAGCCCGTCAAGGTTGAGGAGCCCAAGGCTCCCGTTGCCAAGGTCGAAGAGCCGAAGGTCGAAGCACCGGTGGCCGCGGCTCCGGCTGCAGCGCCCGCAGCCAACAGCACCGAGACCGCCGCAGGCATCCTGGCCATGGCCCAGAAGATGCACGACGACTACGTCGGTGCCGGTGTCGAGCAGCGCGACAAGATCATTGCCGAAGCCCAGATCGAAGCCAGCGGCCTCGTCAGTGAAGCCCAGGACAAGAGCCGCAAGATCCTCAGCAACCTGGAACAGCAGAAGTCTGTCCTGGAGCGCAAGGTCGAGCAGCTGCGCGGCTTCGAGCGCGACTACCGTGCACGCCTGAAGGCCTACATCGAAGGCCAGCTGCGTGACCTGGACTCCCGCGGCTCCGTTGCCTCGGAGACCGCTGACGCGTAA
- a CDS encoding RluA family pseudouridine synthase, with protein MNEIHTVLQIPDEADGGRADAVLAKLLEVSRSTVTPWFADGYFSMAGRPLGKSDRLSAGDKVTVDIPELRDPLAVVVEPVEGLKILLDDEHFVVIDKPVGVAAHPSPGWVGPTVVGGLAAAGYRISTSGAPERQGIVHRLDVGTSGAMVVAKTEHAYTQLKQAFKDRTVDKMYHAVVQGLPDPLRGTIDAPIGRHPSYDWRFAVLEGGRPSVTHYEVLEAFGKASLVEVHLETGRTHQIRVHFSALKHPCAGDLTYGAEAKLAAELGLTRQWLHARQLAFAHPGTGERVEVFSEYPQDLQYALDALQRGDV; from the coding sequence ATGAATGAGATTCACACCGTCCTGCAGATCCCGGACGAAGCCGACGGCGGCCGCGCCGATGCGGTCCTGGCTAAGCTCCTGGAGGTTTCCCGCTCCACGGTCACCCCTTGGTTCGCCGACGGGTACTTCAGCATGGCCGGACGGCCGCTGGGCAAATCCGACCGGCTGTCCGCCGGTGACAAGGTCACCGTGGACATCCCGGAACTGCGCGACCCCCTCGCCGTCGTCGTCGAACCGGTGGAGGGACTGAAAATCCTGCTCGATGACGAGCACTTCGTGGTCATCGACAAGCCCGTAGGCGTCGCCGCGCACCCCTCGCCCGGATGGGTTGGCCCCACGGTGGTCGGCGGGCTGGCCGCAGCCGGTTACCGCATCTCCACCTCAGGCGCCCCCGAGCGGCAGGGTATTGTCCACCGCCTGGACGTGGGCACCTCCGGGGCCATGGTCGTGGCCAAGACCGAGCACGCCTACACGCAGCTCAAGCAGGCCTTCAAGGACCGCACCGTGGACAAGATGTACCACGCCGTGGTCCAGGGCCTGCCGGATCCGCTGCGCGGCACCATTGACGCGCCGATCGGACGGCACCCCTCCTATGACTGGCGTTTCGCCGTCCTCGAGGGCGGCCGCCCGTCGGTCACCCACTACGAGGTCCTGGAAGCCTTCGGCAAGGCCTCCCTGGTGGAGGTGCACCTGGAAACCGGCCGCACGCACCAGATCCGCGTGCATTTCTCCGCCCTCAAGCACCCCTGTGCCGGAGATCTCACGTACGGCGCCGAGGCCAAGCTGGCCGCCGAACTGGGCCTGACCCGCCAGTGGCTGCACGCCCGGCAGCTGGCCTTCGCCCACCCCGGCACCGGGGAAAGGGTCGAGGTTTTCAGCGAGTACCCGCAGGACCTGCAGTATGCGCTGGACGCCCTGCAGCGCGGCGACGTCTGA
- a CDS encoding YggT family protein: MSIIFSLLYLLLVLFQFALLLRIVYDAVQIFARQWRPKGPALVLATVIYSASDPPIRLLRRFIPPLRLGGISLDLAFVVLFIVVAIAKTIVRSFI; encoded by the coding sequence GTGAGTATTATTTTCTCCCTGCTGTACCTACTGCTGGTCCTCTTTCAGTTTGCGCTGCTGCTGCGGATTGTTTATGACGCAGTCCAGATCTTTGCCCGTCAGTGGCGCCCTAAGGGGCCGGCGCTGGTACTGGCAACGGTTATTTACAGTGCAAGCGATCCGCCCATCCGGCTTTTGCGGCGGTTTATACCCCCGCTGAGGCTTGGCGGCATCTCCCTGGACCTGGCCTTCGTGGTGCTGTTCATTGTGGTGGCGATCGCCAAAACGATCGTTCGCAGCTTCATCTAG
- the lspA gene encoding signal peptidase II has protein sequence MTKSSEEPAAKAAGRGANVRPGWSGYALIMAACAVVGLGLDQLTKWWVESTMVLGQVTDVLPPVLRWHYILNPGAAFSIGTDYTWVFTLIMVAVSGFLLYLMLKVRSLTWAIALGLVLGGALGNLTDRLFRAPSFGQGHVVDFIALPNFAIFNIADSCVVCGVVLICLLTLRGIGMDGQLTASESPEDTPATGTEDTKNDEGNR, from the coding sequence ATGACAAAATCTTCTGAGGAACCTGCGGCCAAGGCTGCGGGCCGTGGCGCCAACGTGCGGCCCGGCTGGTCCGGCTACGCCCTGATCATGGCCGCGTGCGCCGTCGTCGGCCTTGGCCTTGACCAGCTCACCAAATGGTGGGTGGAAAGCACCATGGTGCTTGGCCAGGTCACCGACGTGCTGCCGCCGGTGCTGCGCTGGCATTACATCCTCAACCCCGGCGCGGCGTTCTCGATCGGCACCGACTACACCTGGGTGTTCACCCTGATCATGGTGGCGGTGAGCGGGTTCCTGCTCTACCTCATGCTCAAGGTCCGCTCCCTGACCTGGGCCATTGCCCTGGGCCTGGTCCTGGGCGGCGCACTGGGCAACCTCACTGACCGGCTCTTCCGGGCCCCGTCCTTCGGGCAGGGGCACGTTGTGGACTTCATCGCACTGCCGAACTTCGCGATTTTCAACATTGCCGACTCCTGCGTGGTCTGCGGCGTGGTGCTGATCTGCCTGCTGACCCTGCGCGGAATCGGGATGGACGGCCAACTGACCGCAAGCGAGTCCCCGGAAGATACGCCGGCAACCGGCACAGAAGATACCAAGAATGACGAAGGCAACCGATGA
- a CDS encoding polyphenol oxidase family protein encodes MFWWQTQAGDGLMVAFTNTTAGNLALHVGDHPGQVLLRRAALEKRMQVPAGSLRFMNQVHSADVATVDTADGLGPGSPSAVPTADALVSADGSSPLAVMVADCVPVLLAGRGPGGVVTAAAHAGRRGLLDGVLANTVATMRSAGATGLRAWIGPAVCGACYEVPEAMLADAKARLPVLASRTRWDTPALDLPAGAEAELTALDVQVIRLPGCTLESDDLYSHRRSSAAGRFAGVIWRR; translated from the coding sequence ATGTTTTGGTGGCAGACACAGGCCGGTGACGGCCTGATGGTTGCATTCACCAACACAACGGCGGGCAACCTCGCTTTGCATGTCGGAGACCATCCCGGGCAGGTGCTGTTGCGGCGGGCCGCGCTGGAAAAGCGGATGCAGGTGCCCGCCGGATCGCTCCGGTTCATGAACCAGGTCCATTCCGCCGATGTGGCCACCGTGGATACCGCGGATGGCTTGGGGCCAGGGTCCCCGTCCGCCGTGCCGACGGCTGATGCCCTGGTCAGCGCCGATGGCAGCAGTCCGCTGGCCGTCATGGTCGCCGACTGCGTGCCGGTCCTCCTGGCCGGCCGCGGGCCCGGCGGGGTCGTGACCGCAGCCGCACACGCGGGGCGCCGCGGTCTGCTCGACGGCGTCCTGGCCAACACTGTGGCCACCATGCGCAGCGCCGGAGCCACCGGGCTGCGGGCCTGGATCGGCCCCGCCGTCTGCGGCGCCTGCTACGAAGTCCCCGAGGCCATGCTGGCCGACGCCAAGGCCCGGCTGCCCGTACTGGCCTCCCGTACCCGCTGGGATACGCCCGCACTTGACCTGCCCGCCGGCGCCGAAGCCGAGCTCACAGCCCTGGATGTCCAGGTGATCCGCCTTCCCGGATGCACACTGGAATCGGATGATCTTTACTCCCATCGGCGCAGCAGCGCCGCCGGCCGCTTCGCCGGGGTGATCTGGCGCCGCTGA
- a CDS encoding cell division protein FtsQ/DivIB, translated as MKTGANADAAVDTQSGGDVVSATVLAFPEPPARRRKRRLIGWGLTAVVVLGAFFALLFFSPALALKTVTVQGNSLLPTEEAQRALQPLMGEPLTTISDADVAALLADRPEVAGVEVIAQPPSEIVVSITERVPVAVLQSGESFLLIDAEGRTIGTAVNRAQARLPLIDGGTEAVNSRVFSTVTSVLSVLPPKVLEQLDHASAGSVDSVELKLVNGQSVFWGSAESNVAKARVLEAMLGMPAKEPAVKVFDVSTPNAPVTR; from the coding sequence GTGAAAACCGGCGCCAACGCCGATGCCGCCGTCGACACGCAGTCCGGCGGCGACGTCGTCAGCGCCACGGTGCTGGCGTTTCCCGAGCCGCCCGCCCGGCGCCGGAAACGCCGGCTGATTGGCTGGGGGCTGACCGCCGTCGTCGTGCTGGGCGCCTTTTTCGCCCTGCTGTTCTTCTCACCGGCGCTGGCGTTGAAAACGGTGACGGTGCAGGGCAACTCCCTGCTGCCCACCGAAGAGGCCCAGCGGGCACTGCAGCCCCTGATGGGGGAGCCGCTGACCACCATTTCCGATGCCGACGTGGCTGCCCTGCTGGCAGACAGGCCCGAAGTGGCCGGCGTCGAGGTCATTGCCCAGCCGCCCTCGGAAATCGTGGTCAGCATTACCGAACGGGTGCCGGTAGCCGTGCTGCAAAGCGGTGAGAGCTTCCTGCTCATTGACGCGGAGGGCCGGACCATCGGCACGGCCGTGAACCGCGCACAGGCGCGGCTGCCGCTCATCGACGGTGGGACCGAGGCAGTGAACAGCCGGGTGTTCAGTACCGTTACCTCGGTTCTGTCGGTCCTTCCGCCCAAGGTCCTGGAACAGCTGGACCATGCCTCGGCGGGATCGGTGGATTCCGTGGAACTGAAGCTCGTGAACGGCCAGAGCGTCTTCTGGGGCAGTGCCGAATCGAACGTTGCCAAGGCCCGTGTCCTGGAGGCGATGCTGGGCATGCCGGCCAAGGAGCCGGCGGTCAAGGTATTTGACGTCAGCACTCCCAATGCTCCGGTGACACGGTGA
- the murG gene encoding undecaprenyldiphospho-muramoylpentapeptide beta-N-acetylglucosaminyltransferase has translation MTQRPLSLVLAGGGTAGHISPLLAVANAVRESAPGTSIKVVGTAAGMETRLVPAAGFELAVIDRVPMPRRPSGDLLRLPGRLLAAVRQAGDILDEAGADVVVGVGGYVCTPVYLAARRRKLPVIVHEANARPGLANRVGARFAAVVGTAFAETKLPGARLVGMPMRREISGLDRRAAQPAARAALGLRPDLPTLVVTGGSSGAASINRAVQESLPALAAAGIQTLHITGRGKELKTADGAKLAAPLYRQVEYVDGMEQAYAAADLLLARSGAGTVCEISAVGLPAVLVPLPHGNGEQALNAAGLVAGGGALVVADSLFTAEWILNRLIPLLADAPALEKMAAASAAQGIRDADRRMAEFIFDANVRSQA, from the coding sequence ATGACGCAACGTCCCCTTTCCCTTGTCCTGGCCGGAGGCGGCACTGCCGGGCATATCAGCCCGCTCCTTGCCGTAGCCAACGCCGTCCGGGAGTCCGCGCCCGGGACCAGCATCAAGGTCGTGGGCACTGCAGCCGGGATGGAAACCCGGCTGGTGCCCGCCGCCGGGTTTGAGCTGGCCGTCATCGACCGGGTTCCCATGCCGCGCAGGCCCAGCGGCGACCTCCTCCGGCTGCCCGGCCGGCTGCTGGCTGCCGTCCGGCAGGCAGGGGATATCCTCGACGAGGCAGGGGCCGACGTCGTTGTGGGCGTGGGCGGCTACGTCTGCACGCCGGTGTACCTGGCTGCACGCCGCCGGAAGCTGCCGGTCATCGTCCATGAAGCCAACGCCCGTCCGGGCCTGGCCAACCGCGTGGGCGCCCGGTTCGCCGCCGTCGTCGGCACGGCATTTGCCGAAACCAAACTGCCGGGCGCCCGCCTGGTGGGCATGCCCATGCGCAGGGAAATCTCCGGCCTGGACCGGAGGGCCGCGCAGCCGGCCGCGCGCGCGGCCCTCGGCCTGCGACCGGATCTGCCCACCCTGGTGGTCACCGGCGGATCCTCCGGCGCTGCGAGCATCAACCGGGCCGTCCAGGAGTCCCTGCCCGCCCTGGCGGCGGCAGGCATCCAGACGCTGCACATCACCGGCCGGGGCAAAGAGCTGAAAACCGCCGACGGCGCCAAGCTGGCGGCGCCGCTGTACCGGCAGGTCGAGTACGTGGACGGCATGGAACAGGCGTACGCCGCCGCCGACCTGCTGCTGGCCCGGTCCGGAGCCGGAACCGTATGCGAAATCAGCGCCGTGGGCCTGCCCGCCGTGCTGGTGCCGCTGCCGCACGGCAACGGCGAGCAGGCACTGAACGCGGCCGGGCTCGTGGCCGGCGGGGGAGCGCTCGTGGTAGCTGACTCGCTCTTCACCGCTGAGTGGATCCTGAACCGGCTGATACCTTTGCTGGCGGACGCTCCCGCGCTGGAAAAGATGGCGGCCGCCTCTGCCGCGCAGGGGATCCGCGACGCCGACCGGCGCATGGCGGAGTTCATTTTCGATGCAAACGTAAGGTCACAGGCATGA